In a genomic window of Telopea speciosissima isolate NSW1024214 ecotype Mountain lineage chromosome 5, Tspe_v1, whole genome shotgun sequence:
- the LOC122661466 gene encoding protein DMR6-LIKE OXYGENASE 1-like — protein MGEIDPAFIQAIEHRPNLSGVEAGGIPLIDLSLLSTHSLEGYCIDHPQTISDLVEEIASASKDWGFFQVINHGVQPDLRRRVETTAKEFFDVPLEEKRKVMRDEVNPLGYYDSEHTKNVRDWKEVFDFTVDDPTVIPLTPEPDDQRLRQISNQWPDYPTDFRDACEEYCRAVEKLSFKLLELISLSFGLPAKRFNDFFKDHTSFVRLNHYPPCPSPHLALGVTRHKDAVALTVLAQDDVGGLEVKRKTDGEWIKVKPIPDSFVINVGDIIQVWSNDRYESVEHRVVVNSERERFSIPFFFNPSHYVMIKPLEELVDEEKQPAKYKEYNWGKFFSTKKLSNFKKLYVENIQIIHFKISE, from the exons ATGGGTGAAATAGATCCAGCCTTCATTCAAGCCATCGAGCACCGGCCTAATCTCAGCGGGGTGGAGGCCGGAGGGATCCCACTGATCGACCTCTCCCTCTTAAGCACTCACTCTTTGGAGGGATATTGCATAGACCATCCACAGACCATATCGGATCTAGTGGAGGAGATAGCGAGTGCATCCAAAGACTGGGGGTTTTTTCAGGTGATCAACCATGGCGTGCAGCCCGATCTGCGCCGGAGGGTTGAGACGACGGCGAAGGAGTTCTTCGATGTACCTCTGGAAGAAAAGCGTAAGGTGATGAGAGACGAGGTGAATCCGTTGGGTTACTACGACAGCGAGCACACCAAGAATGTGAGGGACTGGAAGGAGGTGTTCGACTTCACTGTAGATGATCCTACCGTGATCCCGCTTACCCCTGAACCGGACGATCAGCGCCTGCGGCAGATCAGCAATCAGTGGCCTGATTATCCTACTGATTTTAG GGACGCCTGTGAGGAATATTGTCGAGCAGTTGAGAAGCTATCGTTTAAACTGCTGGAACTCATCTCACTGAGCTTCGGCTTGCCTGCAAAACGATTTAATGACTTCTTCAAAGACCATACCAGTTTTGTCCGTCTCAATCACTACCCTCCTTGCCCGTCACCTCATCTCGCTCTCGGCGTTACCCGACACAAGGATGCGGTTGCCCTCACCGTCCTTGCACAGGATGATGTAGGGGGTCTGGAAGTGAAGCGCAAGACGGATGGTGAGTGGATCAAGGTCAAGCCCATCCCTGATTCTTTTGTCATCAATGTCGGAGACATTATTCAG GTCTGGAGCAACGACAGGTATGAGAGTGTGGAGCATAGGGTAGTGGTAAATTCGGAGAGGGAGAGGTTTTCCATTccattcttcttcaacccttcacATTACGTGATGATAAAACCTTTGGAGGAACTGGTGGATGAGGAGAAGCAACCCGCCAAGTATAAAGAATACAACTGGGGGAAGTTCTTCAGTACGAAGAAGCTTAGCAATTTCAAGAAGCTTTACGTTGAAAACATACAAATTATTCACTTCAAGATATCTGAATAA